In Thunnus maccoyii chromosome 3, fThuMac1.1, whole genome shotgun sequence, the following proteins share a genomic window:
- the cfap92 gene encoding uncharacterized protein cfap92, producing MESITVESDLMANMSETGQCDDGVDTGQDEGQEDALVLQSDLSSTEHGLENRSGSTEDITTNTDDSSYDVTWTVHIALAVPRGEEADVQEAAEKAKKMKKDSSTLLVKAHKAQGCYHIEYKLLPGDTETVKVDLVMFGPVAKLYKEDEIKILRTWHEGDQTWVGWNQSFNVKVNRDMVISLLSHKIRLQIWNSKDKLSSQARYERLKVFRPPQEHAEDATDMCGGVKSTVNRLRILCEKRSHTSKKHKKDIMFNSNPEMHPDTGFQKPTTDAFNLEDIQKIDTASVEISPIRLLAGEASLDDCFPVRSAGVFEVMCNISLDRLLISDQLKAVLNPLVITILSATSMPSTPTPFHVLEEKCVPVYCQYKFHNLNMHRTSYQKHGTDIYFRDVNVILTGLMTPGELQEFFSGPPLEIEVHDRDRKLEETPKIQAMFGSDDDTQSNAAPFKEKMMVLNSHGIVCLNLSELLLGKRSLKLRLPIKCCPPPPLSDRERSAWGRKMKQTGASREPMPQGHYFDANSQLKVDVEIACPLNETGTCDGLFGRIIYLFGCNNLPVMTKLRTEILRINAAAFDLGSRSLETIERALTNYIINFKHDESKDLDFVTGFHVLDMRTHIFVLEGLKHKAVKRLWEAVPMKLSGSEEEQVIVLYNSNLGFFKRIYDSLDVGLSPICLSEPLETIMRMPLVYIRGMIPHSCFQALSRLSQLCQVRQLKDVVQYNLFPSADMILSMSKEYGTYSEQWEQNTKAKTEMDASSLPVRMKRHAPLDTYNNKYIKWKHNIQQRPLKLRKDFIQENIKKVQEDSEQLQKPEAAVLKMDQAAGSAAHIYSIQTFNSNEQAKELLCKVMAKFPGRRFTYSQQYLSATLEPRYVTSKNDSNTPSTIWFTSMSNDKSKVHPRHPDEARVEELRKPWRENILHANTLKPTLSRDILAWSQRYEDFQLYSKPPPFFNTPPVTIHLAGDPLQQEQLHAARAQYSRWLKKMLPGSSNTKPQGNGSVPEFKCHMRGNSGKIQNILKDEPQKYSLRKPGMMLRPLPQLSVMNLGKDKAEEKESVALAPGPCMDCSLSSKDNAIPRHTSLYNKHHYMGFCKQRSFLYKRTALPLTDEEKSIFTFQECAPDMKTPSSAVQPFRNIVEAKPHKDCPLYTK from the exons ATGGAAAGTATTACAGTGGAGTCAGACCTCATGGCCAACATGTCAGAGACGGGTCAGTGTGATGATGGAGTGGATACAGGACAGGATGAAGGACAGGAAGATGCCCTTGTCCTTCAGAGTGATTTGTCATCCACGGAGCATGGGTTGGAAAACAGGTCAGGTTCAACTGAGGATAttacaacaaacacagatgacAGCTCCTATGACGTCACATGGACAGTTCACATTGCTCTAGCTGTTCCAAGAG GAGAAGAGGCGGATGTCCAGGAAGCTGCTGAAAAGGCCAAGAAAATGAAGAAGGACTCATCTACTCTCTTGGTCAAAGCTCATAAAGCTCAGGGCTGCTATCATATCGAATACAAGTTGTTGCCAGGTGATACAGAGACGGTCAAAGTGGACCTGGTTATGTTTGGGCCAGTAGCAAAACTGTACAAAGAAGATGAGATCAAG ATTTTGAGAACATGGCATGAGGGAGACCAGACATGGGTTGGTTGGAACCAGAGTTTCAACGTCAAAGTCAACAGGGACATGGTGATCAGTCTACTTTCTCATAAGATCAGGCTTCAGATATGGAACAGTAAAGACAAACTGTCCAGCCAGGCTCGCTATGAACGACTCAAAGTGTTCAGGCCACCACAGGAACATGCTGAAGATGCAACAGACATGTGTG GTGGTGTCAAGTCTACGGTAAACAGACTGAGAATCTTATGTGAGAAGAGGTCACACACAtctaaaaagcacaaaaaggaTATAATGTTTAATTCCAATCCAGAGATGCACCCAGACACAG GTTTTCAAAAACCCACAACTGATGCTTTCAACCTCGAGGATATACAAAAGATTGACACTGCTTCAGTTGAAATCAGTCCCATTcgtttgttggcag GTGAGGCCTCACTGGATGACTGCTTCCCAGTCCGTTCAGCTGGTGTATTTGAGGTGATGTGTAACATCTCTCTGGACAGGCTGTTAATATCTGACCAACTGAAGGCTGTACTCAATCCACTGGTCATCACCATTTTGTCAGCCACTTCAATGCCTTCAACCCCGACCCCTTTCCATGTCCTAGAG GAAAAATGTGTGCCTGTTTATTGCCAGTATAAGTTCCATAACTTGAATATGCACAGAACCAGTTATCAAAAGCATGGTACTGACATCTACTTCAGAGATGTGAATGTGATCCTGACTGGCTTGATGACTCCTGGAGAACTCCAGGAATTCTTCTCTGGTCCACCTCTGGAGATAGAGGTTCATGATCGTGACAGAAAGTTGGAAGAAACACCAAAAATTCAAGCAATGTTTGGGTCAGATGATGACACGCAGAGCAATGCAGCACCATTCAAAGAGAAGATGATGGTTCTTAACTCTCATGGTATTGTGTGCCTCAATCTCTCTGAGCTGTTACTTGGGAAGAGAAGTCTGAAGCTGCGCCTGCCAATCAAATGCTGCCCTCCACCTCCACTGTCGGACAGGGAGAGAAGTGCTTGGGGCAGgaagatgaaacaaacaggagCTAGCAGAGAGCCCATGCCACAGGGCCATTACTTTGATGCCAATTCTCAACTCAAAGTCGATGTTGAAATAGCTTGCCCACTCAATGAAACAGGCACCTGTGATGGTCTGTTTGGACGGATCATCTACCTCTTTGGATGCAACAACCTCCCTGTGATGACCAAACTGAGGACAGAGATCCTCCGAATCAATGCGGCAGCTTTTGACCTGGGCTCGCGCTCACTGGAAACCATAGAGAGAGCCCTaacaaattacataattaatttCAAGCATGATGAGAGCAAGGATCTGGATTTTGTTACAGGATTTCACGTTCTAGATATGAGGACACACATCTTTGTTCTTGAAGGGCTGAAACATAAAGCAGTAAAGAGACTTTGGGAGGCTGTTCCTATGAA ACTAAGTGGGAGTGAGGAAGAGCAGGTGATAGTCCTCTACAATTCAAACCTGGGTTTCTTCAAACGCATCTATGACTCACTGGATGTGGGTCTGAGTCCTATCTGTCTTTCTGAGCCACTAGAGACCATCATGAGAATGCCTCTGGTCTACATAAGAGGAATGATCCCCCATTCCTGCTTCCAGGCTTTGTCAAG GTTAAGCCAGCTTTGTCAAGTAAGGCAACTCAAAGATGTGGTGCAGTACAACCTCTTCCCCTCAGCTGACATGATTCTCAGCATGAGCAAGGAATATGGCACATATTCTGAGCAGTGGGAACAAAATACTAAAGCAAAAACTGAGATGGATGCGTCCTCTTTGCCTGTTCGCATGAAAAGACACGCACCCCTCGACACATACAACAACAAGTACATTAAATGGAAACACAACATCCAGCAGAGGCCGCTCAAACTGCGCAAGGATTTCATCCAG gaaaatattaaaaaggtGCAAGAAGACAGTGAGCAGTTGCAGAAGCCAGAGGCTGCTGTATTAAAGATGGACCAGGCTGCAGGCAGTGCAGCACACATCTACAGCATCCAGACCTTCAACTCAAATGAGCAAGCCAAGGAACTGCTCTGCAAAGTGATGGCCAAG TTTCCAGGGCGGAGGTTCACCTACAGTCAGCAGTATCTCAGTGCTACACTGGAACCGAGATATGTGACTTCTAAAAATGACTCCAACACTCCCTCTACTATTTGGTTCACAAGCATGAGCAATGACAAGTCCAAAGTGCACCCCAGACACCCAGATGAGGCCCGGGTGGAAGAGCTTAGGAAG CCATGGAGAGAGAACATCCTACATGCCAACACGTTGAAACCCACACTTTCACGGGACATACTGGCCTGGAGCCAACGCTATGAGGACTTTCAGCTCTACAGTAAACCTCCCCCTTTCTTCAACACACCTCCTGTCACCATTCACCTGGCTG GGGACCctctgcagcaggagcagctccaTGCTGCCAGAGCTCAGTACAGTCGCTGGCTGAAGAAGATGCTTCCTGGCAGCAGCAACACCAAGCCACAAGGCAACGGTTCAGTCCCCGAATTCAAGTGTCACATGAGAGGAAACTCAGGAAAGATTCAGAATATACTGAAAGATGAGCCCCAGAAGTATTCACTGAGGAAACCAGGCATGATGCTGAGG CCTTTgcctcagctgtctgtgatgaaCCTGGGTAAGGACAAagcagaagaaaaggagagCGTGGCTCTGGCTCCAGGCCCCTGTATGGACTGCAGCCTCAGCAGCAAAGACAATGCCATCCCCAGACACACGTCTCTGTACAACAAGCACCACTACAT GGGATTCTGCAAGCAGCGTTCATTCCTGTACAAGCGGACGGCCTTGCCTCTGACAGATGAGGAAAAGAGTATCTTCACTTTTCAGGAGTGTGCACCCGATATGAAAACACCGTCATCAGCTGTCCAGCCATTCAGGAATATTGTAGAAGCCAAACCCCACAAAGACTGCCCCTTGTATACCAAATAG